The region tatacacacacaaatatatatatatatatatatacacacacaaatatatatatatatatatatatatatatatatatatatatatgtatatatatatatatatatatatatatgtgtgtgatatatatatatatatatatataatatatatatatatatatatatatatatatatatatatatatatatatatatatatttatatatatatatatatatatatacacacacacacaaatatgtacgcatttataaatatatatttatattatatatatatatatatatatataaacgcgtacatatttgtgtgtgtgcatgtatatatatatatatatatatatatatatatatatatatatatatatatatatatatatatagtatatatacattagaAGTCTCTGTGTGTccctgtttatatatatatatatatatatatatatatatatatatatatatatatatatatatatatatatatatatatatatatatatatatatatatatatatatatatatcatatatacagGGGCACACAGAGACTTCTAGATGCCCAAGTAGATCATTAAAGGTGGTGGTGCGGCCAccaccaaaataaaaaataataaagcacTTCTAGTATTTTTCAATGTCTGATGATGTACTATAAATATTCTGCCCGGGGTAAACCGACCTGGATCCTTGTCATCTGTGGGCtcctgtgtatatatatatatatatatatatatatatatatatatatatatatatatatatatatatatatatatatatatatatatgtattatatatatatgtatatatttatatatatatatatatatatattatatatatatatatatatatatatatatatatatatatatatatatatatatatgtatatatatatatatatatatgtatatatataatatatatatatatatatatatatatataatatatatatatatataaatatatatatatgtgtatagtgtatatatatatatatatatatatatatatataatatatatatatatatatatatatatatatatatatatatatatatatatatatatatatatatatatatatatatatatatatatacatacgtgtGTGTGTAGAGGGTAGAGTGGTGAACCTCAAAggtatttttcaaactttgacAACAAAATGCTTAAGATTAGCTCTGTAACAATATATTTCCCTTGTTTCTGACACATCAGCCTAATTATAGATTGTGTCTTGATTTGAAACTGTATTCATAtctgagaaaaattttttttgtttgtttaaaaatatggtttttcttacttataaattttactaTCTGTCATagatagtaaaatttttaagtaagaagaactgtatttttaaacaaaaaaaaaattgtattctcAGATATGAATGCATTTTCAAATCTAGACACAATTTATCTAACTtaaaacgaaaaaattattaaattctaacgctcaaataattagaaaaagagttacaattttataaacaaataatgcCTTTGATAGCTAGATAATTGTCGGcgaaaaaccaaaatttttgtatattgatacatttaaatgttataacaaattttttttttcaacatgaaaactaactttataataatttaattctacgaaacaaaataaacatgaacgtgatgcataaaattataaatatatggtTACAAATTTGACATTCCCTTTGTAACCAATGACCGTagccatctttaaaattatatattttataattgtcattgcgcttgcgtataataacttggCGCTTCTAAATGACCGTGCTTATAGAATATCGGCCataaaattgttggaaaatattctaaatattaatagataagagaactaatattaattatgtgagaattaatataaacttttttttcaaatatttaaattgaactcattatcaaacaaattttttttaaataaattattccttaaaattcatcaataattaaAACTTCTGTCTTTTAAAGATTATTGTACCAGTTGTAATtgattcaactaaaaaaaacaaaacatgtaaagctaatattattgtttgaaattttaatcatatttatacaaataatcatatatttttaagtgactgataaaaaatgacattttattaaaatcattttaattgttctgctaaaattaattaataactttagtCCTGCtctaaaacaatacaaaaatgttatttgtttttatattgtccTGGTCATGACATTAAATTGATCCTATATTAGAACAGGCAGGTTTTATTAGCAATGCTTAAGACTTATCTTGGAAAAATAAAGCTTGGATATgaaacttttaatttcattgtAGGAGGAGCTTGTAAACCTGTTTTGGTAATCTTTTGGtagtataaaaagaaaaaagtaatcaGCTCTGATCTGAATAACAAGTTAACACCAAGAATGGCATCTAGTTGTAAAATTACGTAACCTCGCTCATAATGTATTATAATCATACTAATGAAAATGAAACTGTTGACATATAACATTAATTGTCCTTTATTCATTGTAGTTATACCATCAAATAAGAAGCCATTGTTCTAATATATACAGTtacaagtttttataagtttttacatAAAGCTGTAGAcgtagaataaaaaaaagttctaaaactaaaggatataacaaatttaataaaataccttataaaaCTCACCCATgataattgtgtttttttttttgtcatctaATATCTTGCCAACTTCATCAAATTCAGCTACTGATGAAATAAACCTTATTTGGCTTATAAATTCACTACTATAAGCAGACTTGGTCACTATGTTTTGGTTTCATAGCTCATTTCTTATATCAGTAAGTAAATATAAGACTTTCTTTTGAAACTCTATAACTTACAATAGTTTCACAAAACAacttttgttgaatatttttacacacttaataaatttaaataaaaattcactaaaaaacaaataacaacatACTGCCTTTAGCTGTAGGGAACATATCAATGTTATCTAATTTTGATACtttgtttctatttttcttaTCCTCAATGTATACTGAAAGCTCCATTAACTGTACACCTTCACAAGCATTGTATTCATTATGATTAATTGTGCCTTTAATAAATGCTGTTGCAGGTGCATAACATATAAATGCCctaataactatattatatattttttgtcttaaaaataTCCCATCTAACTGAAGTTGTCagtattcatttaaaaaatcaaaaatgaaatcATCAATATTAGATGGTTtagaatttttcataaaataatccCACAATAAAAGGGTTAAAATTTACTATTCTACATAAAATAGGTTAAAGGTTCATTGATGTAGACTTAAATAAAGgtaaatcaatatttacatcaataaatattatttcatttataaaaatgaaagtaCCTTTGTTTGATGCAGAAACAGCTTTTAGTATACCAGTCTCAAGACCAAAGTAATAGTATAGACAAATCACACTTGCTTTCAATAGTAACTGATTTTGGAGGcaaaattcttttattagaCGATGCCCTTCTGAGAAAGGCATTGTCTGACGAAAGATAAAAGAACTTTGCTTTAGACTCCAAAATCAGTAAGGGTCGAAAGCAAGTGTGGTATTCAATACTATTATTTTAGTCTTGAGACTGGTATACTAAAAGCTGCTTTTGCAGATAGCAGAAGGCTTCCTCAGAGacaaataatcataaaaaaattctttactttCATATTCGGCTTCCtatcttttatctttttctaaTTGACTGATGCTTTGCGTGAATTTTGAACTATCATCATTTCTCTCGAGTTTCTTCTCTTCACTACTAGAAGATGATTCTGCCAGAGCTAGAACATTAGATAGGTACTTCGATCAAATTTTCAAactaaattttatgttaaaaaaattaaatagaaaaatgaaGCTCGATATTATCATTCCAAATATACCACTTGCGTAAATATATCGGACaaagaaaaatagttataagGTTTTAAAGAACCAAAAAATATGCGATTTTAAAATGTggccaaaaattaaaactgaagaTAAACCAACTGAGCCACGGcataataaagttttcaaataaattgctcaataatggtttattttacaattaaaaaaaaaattttacgtacagtattttaaaaacgtcaattgtggaaaaatatatatttataaggcAATTTTAAAAGAGAACTAAGCGTCCGTCCCTGTCGCGCTCACTTGCGCGGACAATGGCTTCTTGTTGTGTTGAACAGTATTGGCGGATATGTTACCGCgctttgttgttttatttattattattattactttgtaaTCTTGAGCACGTTGTCTTCTTGTGGCAAAGCAATATTGCCCTATcttgtaaattaattataactgAAGATAAATATATGTAACAAGTTTAGTCAAAGAGTAACTACAATAAATGGAGCCCACGGAAAATCGATATCGTTGTTGAAATAATTCATTGATGTAAAAGATTTAAGCAGattaaagaattaaagaaagaaaaaagtcaagttttacattttactttatttacttgttgttaaaattaaaatacttaggAGTTATTAAGTGAGCATTTTAGCTTGTcattattttgaacatttattaGGTTATTACGTTAACAACCATTAAGATTTAAGTCAAAATTTATCACCTTAAGTGATTTATTACCCAATCAAGAGGGATTTAGGACAGTTGCCGTTTTTCAAATAGGTAtctgtaagttttattttttacaaaatgtcaAGCATTCAAGCTAAACGTAGAATCAGAACCGTTAacataaaacttttacataaattattcgAAAAATCGTTAGAGTTGATTGAACGAACTGACGACGAAAACCAGTTTAATTACTTAAGTGACTTAAAAGATAcattaaacgaaaaatataataaagttatccAGTTGGATGAAGAGATATCTTTACTAATTGAGGACGAGGATGAGTTAGAGAATGAACTAGAATCTTCTACAGAATTTAATCTTACATTTAAAAACGAAATATCTAAAATtagtaaacaacttaaaaaatttgatcttAAAACTGACTGTAATAGCACCCTTAGCAGCTTCAAAAACAAGACAGTAAAATTAcctgttttaaaattagataattttGATGGTAAACCTGAAAAATGGACATCCTTTATAGAAAACTTTGATTGTGCCATTAATGCAAACAATGATCTGTCGGGAATACAGAAGATGACATATCTTAGGAATTTATTAAGAGGTCCAGCCTTATCATCCATATCAGGTCTTAGTCTTTCTAATGAAAACTACAAAGTAGCCTTGGACATTCTTAAAGAACGTTATGACAATAAGCAAAACATGATATCTTCCCacatgaaaaaacttttatcattagAAAGAGTGcacaatttaaacaaaatagacaGGTTAAGATATTTATTAGATAGTATTGAAATTCAAATAAGGAGCCTCGAGAACCTTAAAATTACCAGTGAAATGTACGGACCACTCCTTATACCAATTATACTTCAGAAAATACCAGACGAACttaacttaattataaatagaCAAATTGATAACAACAGTACATGGGATGTCATGACAGtcattaatattttgaaaacagaAATTCGTGCCAGAGAACAAgtgtcattaaatttaaataataatgggGATATAAGTTACACAGCTGAGACATTTTTTACtagtaataataactataaagaACCGAATCATAATAGAAACCCtcaatataaatttagtaataaaattaaagaaaaattatatttcgatCGTAATAGTCCAACTAATCttcaacaatttgtcaaatgtattttttgtgataaacCACATAGATCTCAATATTGTAAGTCAATAACAAACattcaaaatagaaaaagaatcaTTAGTGACAAACACCTTTGCTTTAAATGTTTGGGAAGTGGACATGTATCAAAAAACTGTCGATCACGTATTAGATGTTTTAAATGTGGTAATCACCATCACGTAGCACTGTGTCTAGAACAACAACATAATGAACTGCAAAATAAAGGTGAGCTAACTGCAATTTCAGGTAATGATAATCAGTCTATCTTACTACAAACTGCTTCCACTGATGTATTTGACAGAAATAGCAAATTACATAATTGTAGGATACTCTTTGACAATTGTTCTCAACTTAGCTACATATCGCCTGATTTATGtcgtaaattaaaacttaaatctaTTGGTAAAAAGAACATTAACATCAAGACATTCGGAAATAATAACACTAAAGAAAGATTGGAAAAAGTTGAGCTAAAAGTCAAATGTTTATTTGGAaggattataaaaattatttgttacgTAAAAGATATTTGTGCACCTATTAACGGTCAATATATAAACCTTGCTCAAGAAAAGTATAAACACTTACATAATTTAAGACTTGCTGATAGTAATTTGCAAAACGGTAACTTGAGAATTGATGTCTTGATTGGGGCAGATTATTATTggttatttattgaaaattctaTTATTAGGGGAAATCATTTTGATCCAATTGCCATTAGATCCAAACTAGGTTATTTATTAAGTGGTCctataaatgttaataatatgtttaaagttaaaaaatatgattgttGGGTAAACACAGCACATGTCATGTTAGTAGGATCAAATTCATCTCCTGATTCATTGTTGAAGGAATCCATGACATCAATTTGGGGTGTTGGTGAAATGAACGAATGTAATTTAGAAGTTGTTGATAGGTTTCGTCACACCATTAAATATGATAATACCCTTAAACGTTATAATGTTAACTTGCCCTTTAAAGAAAACCATCCACCACTCAGTGATAATTACAATTTCTGCATCAAACGTTTTAAAAGTCTTCAGAAGAAATTAGGTAAAGATGATTGGCTACTTGAATCatataacaatgtttttaaagaacaattacaGCAAGGCATTATAGAACCaattattgaagaaaataaaattgaaaacgcTCACTATCTACCACACCAGCCAGTGTTAAGGAATGATAAAATTACCACTAAAGTCAGGATTGTTTTTGATGCAAGCAGTTCTGTCGATGGCCCTTCATTAAATGATTGTTTATACCCAGGACCATCTTTGACCACTTCATTATATGGAATTCTCCTACGTTTTCGTGCCCAAAAAATTGCCTTTGTGGCAGACATTGAAAAAGCCTTTTTACAGATTGCCTTAGCTCCTGCGGATCGTGATTATGTTAGATTTTTATGGTTCAAGAACATTAACACGCTCAATAAAGTCAATATATTT is a window of Hydra vulgaris chromosome 15, alternate assembly HydraT2T_AEP DNA encoding:
- the LOC136092029 gene encoding uncharacterized protein LOC136092029, with product MSSIQAKRRIRTVNIKLLHKLFEKSLELIERTDDENQFNYLSDLKDTLNEKYNKVIQLDEEISLLIEDEDELENELESSTEFNLTFKNEISKISKQLKKFDLKTDCNSTLSSFKNKTVKLPVLKLDNFDGKPEKWTSFIENFDCAINANNDLSGIQKMTYLRNLLRGPALSSISGLSLSNENYKVALDILKERYDNKQNMISSHMKKLLSLERVHNLNKIDRLRYLLDSIEIQIRSLENLKITSEMYGPLLIPIILQKIPDELNLIINRQIDNNSTWDVMTVINILKTEIRAREQVSLNLNNNGDISYTAETFFTSNNNYKEPNHNRNPQYKFSNKIKEKLYFDRNSPTNLQQFVKCIFCDKPHRSQYCKSITNIQNRKRIISDKHLCFKCLGSGHVSKNCRSRIRCFKCGNHHHVALCLEQQHNELQNKGELTAISGNDNQSILLQTASTDVFDRNSKLHNCRILFDNCSQLSYISPDLCRKLKLKSIGKKNINIKTFGNNNTKERLEKVELKVKCLFGRIIKIICYVKDICAPINGQYINLAQEKYKHLHNLRLADSNLQNGNLRIDVLIGADYYWLFIENSIIRGNHFDPIAIRSKLGYLLSGPINVNNMFKVKKYDCWVNTAHVMLVGSNSSPDSLLKESMTSIWGVGEMNECNLEVVDRFRHTIKYDNTLKRYNVNLPFKENHPPLSDNYNFCIKRFKSLQKKLGKDDWLLESYNNVFKEQLQQGIIEPIIEENKIENAHYLPHQPVLRNDKITTKVRIVFDASSSVDGPSLNDCLYPGPSLTTSLYGILLRFRAQKIAFVADIEKAFLQIALAPADRDYVRFLWFKNINTLNKVNIFTQEIISYRICRVLFGVTSSSFLLTATLITHAEKYLIDDPVFVHKLSNSLHVNDLNSGADSVDSAFDFYKKCHVRLKEAGFTLRKFESNCKHLENLVNEQNFTSFNITKVLGLLWNKKEDKLIFDFRNLIHNDDLNPTKRKVLQFIASIFDPLGIVNPFIVKCKIFFQKLCIDKLNWDKPLEGKTLLVWQAIINDIKTSKPIIIPRWYHNHYPNQVVDLSLHGFSDASNSAYGCCIYLLCSFNDKHVSCSLITAKSRIAQIKNTSIPRLELKAALLLAETMSAVKKELYPVLKFKQILCWCDSTIVLHWINNTDKVMQPFFQERIKKIIRQT